The following proteins come from a genomic window of Hymenobacter canadensis:
- a CDS encoding class I SAM-dependent methyltransferase, which translates to MPAAATPVSADPLGHALLDYLHGRLEATLTVFSDVAEEEPLPASYFFRSLWEMPELERQALEQCQGRVLDLGAGAGCHALELQSRGFEVKAIDASAGAVQVMQARGVHQVAHHDLRDAALTHEKYDTLLMLMNGLGLVGSLDGLADFLRHARQLLAPGGQILATSSDISYLYEDEDGALVFDLNGPYHGEVTYTMQYGAEQGAAFHWLFAGAGILQDYAEEAGYEVEFLGEDEQQQYLVRLTLANS; encoded by the coding sequence ATGCCCGCCGCTGCCACGCCCGTTTCTGCCGACCCCCTGGGCCACGCCCTGCTCGACTATCTGCATGGCCGACTGGAGGCCACCCTCACCGTATTCAGTGACGTAGCCGAGGAGGAGCCGCTGCCGGCCTCCTATTTTTTCCGGAGCCTGTGGGAGATGCCGGAGCTGGAGCGGCAGGCCCTGGAGCAGTGCCAGGGGCGCGTGCTCGACCTGGGGGCCGGCGCCGGCTGCCACGCGCTGGAGCTGCAAAGCCGGGGCTTCGAGGTGAAGGCCATTGATGCCTCGGCCGGGGCGGTGCAGGTGATGCAGGCCCGCGGCGTACACCAGGTTGCGCACCACGACCTGCGCGACGCCGCCCTCACCCACGAAAAGTACGATACCTTGCTCATGCTCATGAACGGGCTGGGCTTGGTGGGTTCCCTCGACGGGCTGGCGGATTTTCTGCGCCACGCGCGCCAGCTGCTGGCCCCCGGCGGCCAGATTCTGGCCACTTCCTCCGACATCAGCTACCTCTACGAGGACGAGGATGGCGCTTTGGTGTTCGACCTCAACGGCCCTTACCACGGCGAAGTAACCTACACGATGCAGTACGGTGCCGAGCAGGGTGCAGCCTTCCACTGGCTGTTCGCCGGGGCCGGTATTCTGCAGGATTACGCCGAAGAAGCCGGCTACGAAGTGGAGTTTCTGGGCGAAGACGAGCAGCAGCAGTACCTGGTGCGCCTCACGCTCGCCAACAGCTAG
- a CDS encoding thioesterase family protein: MSYSKTYTVRWADMDPNVHMRHSAYTDYAAQVRLEFLADQGFTMRHFAELQIGPILFREDTRFLKEVHMSETIRVSAELGGLSADGSRWRIIHTLYKADGREAATVTVDGAWLDLRLRKLTLPPPELVAAFTGITRHATYADIMREKKTEE; encoded by the coding sequence ATGAGCTATAGCAAAACCTACACCGTGCGTTGGGCCGACATGGACCCCAACGTGCACATGCGCCACTCCGCCTACACCGACTACGCCGCCCAGGTGCGTTTGGAGTTTCTGGCCGACCAGGGCTTCACTATGCGGCACTTCGCCGAGCTGCAAATCGGACCCATCCTGTTTCGTGAGGACACCCGGTTTCTCAAGGAAGTCCACATGAGCGAAACCATCCGCGTATCGGCGGAGCTGGGCGGCCTCAGCGCCGACGGCTCGCGCTGGCGCATCATCCACACCCTCTATAAAGCTGATGGCCGCGAAGCTGCCACCGTGACCGTCGACGGCGCTTGGCTGGATCTGCGCCTGCGCAAGCTCACGCTGCCGCCGCCCGAGCTGGTGGCCGCCTTCACCGGCATCACCCGCCATGCCACCTACGCTGATATCATGCGCGAAAAGAAAACCGAGGAGTAA
- a CDS encoding DinB family protein, with protein sequence MNHRLHLRFEQLELATTHLLQAAEALGSSAHQSPGPGQWSAAQVVQHLLVSEAGIEQYLEKKLQQTEELEKAGVLHTLKSLLLRGLLRLPFTRFKAPRRLAELTPEQVEPLPQLQAEWQSTRRRLEQLLNEYPGRLLDRAIFKHPRSGMLTIYQTLDFMLDHVLHHQRQMERIAKALKKS encoded by the coding sequence ATGAATCATCGTCTGCATTTACGCTTCGAGCAACTCGAACTAGCCACCACCCATCTGCTGCAAGCCGCGGAAGCGCTGGGCAGCAGCGCCCACCAGTCGCCGGGGCCGGGGCAGTGGTCGGCGGCGCAGGTGGTGCAGCATCTGCTGGTGTCGGAAGCCGGCATCGAGCAGTATCTGGAGAAAAAGCTGCAGCAGACGGAAGAGCTGGAGAAGGCAGGCGTGCTGCACACGCTCAAGTCGCTGCTGCTGCGCGGGTTGCTGCGGCTGCCGTTCACGCGCTTCAAGGCCCCCAGGCGCCTGGCCGAGCTCACGCCCGAGCAGGTGGAGCCGCTGCCGCAGCTGCAGGCCGAGTGGCAGTCGACCCGGCGGCGGCTGGAGCAGCTGCTCAACGAATACCCCGGCCGGCTCCTGGACCGGGCCATCTTCAAGCACCCGCGCTCCGGCATGCTCACCATCTACCAAACCCTGGACTTCATGCTCGACCACGTGCTGCACCATCAGCGCCAGATGGAGCGCATTGCCAAAGCCCTGAAAAAGTCTTAA
- a CDS encoding pyruvate dehydrogenase complex E1 component subunit beta: MRTIQFREALREALSEEMRRDPRVFLMGEEVAEYNGAYKVSQGMLDEFGPERVIDTPIAELGFAGIGVGAAINGLIPVIEFMTFNFSLVAIDQVINSAAKIYSMSGGQYSCPIVFRGPTGSAGMLSSQHSQNFENWFANTPGLKVVVPSNPYDAKGLLKSAIRDPDPVIFMESEQMYGDKGEVPEEEYLLEIGKANIVREGKSVTLVSFGKMMKIALAAADELSKEGIEAEVIDLRSVRPIDYDTLVNSVKKTNRMVVVEEAWPLASISSELAYTVQRRAFDYLDAPVVRVTCMDVPLPYAPTLIEASLPNVSRTINAVREVMYVKK, encoded by the coding sequence ATGCGGACCATCCAATTCCGGGAAGCCCTGCGTGAAGCCCTGTCCGAAGAAATGCGCCGCGACCCGCGCGTGTTCCTGATGGGCGAAGAAGTAGCCGAATACAACGGCGCCTACAAAGTAAGCCAGGGCATGCTGGACGAGTTTGGCCCGGAGCGCGTGATTGACACCCCGATTGCCGAGCTGGGCTTTGCCGGCATCGGCGTAGGCGCGGCCATCAACGGCCTGATTCCGGTCATTGAGTTTATGACCTTCAACTTCTCGTTGGTGGCCATTGACCAAGTGATTAACTCGGCCGCCAAAATCTATTCGATGTCTGGCGGGCAGTACTCCTGCCCCATCGTATTCCGCGGCCCAACGGGCAGCGCCGGCATGCTTAGCAGCCAGCACTCGCAGAACTTCGAGAACTGGTTTGCCAACACGCCCGGCCTGAAAGTGGTAGTTCCTTCCAACCCTTATGATGCTAAAGGTCTGCTAAAAAGCGCCATCCGTGACCCGGATCCAGTGATTTTCATGGAATCGGAGCAGATGTACGGCGACAAAGGCGAGGTGCCGGAGGAAGAGTACCTGCTGGAAATCGGCAAAGCCAACATCGTGCGCGAAGGCAAATCGGTGACGCTGGTGAGCTTCGGCAAGATGATGAAGATTGCCCTGGCCGCCGCCGACGAGCTGTCCAAGGAAGGCATCGAAGCCGAAGTAATCGACCTGCGCTCCGTACGTCCGATTGACTACGACACGCTGGTGAACTCCGTGAAGAAAACCAACCGCATGGTGGTGGTAGAGGAAGCCTGGCCGCTGGCCAGCATCAGTTCGGAGCTGGCCTACACCGTGCAGCGCCGCGCCTTCGACTACCTCGATGCCCCGGTAGTGCGCGTGACCTGCATGGACGTGCCCCTGCCCTACGCCCCTACCCTCATTGAGGCCTCGCTGCCGAACGTGAGCCGCACCATCAATGCCGTGCGCGAGGTGATGTACGTGAAGAAATAA
- a CDS encoding tetratricopeptide repeat protein — protein MLKVAQSGQQVSVQPAVLESNGENVLFEVTARVPASHLKKGAAYGLNLRYVYDNGLREDTLGRLSFQSGEYVYDEDKKDQLVIKKQLSFPYAPNKNPGQLLALAEVRELKPKGKRLKGQETRLARGVASTGRLVVRQDTAIGLLPELADNNMSGTRVLPFFFDAGRSEIRNFLGTNVAALEDFIEANQRTEKVMIVAGHSPDSLDAHDLRLADKRVQALQRYYKNRVDTDSYLNQVRDIDFETEAYHRRWDLFLNKVQESALKPAQVDSVLLLINDTPGTYAQKEKSLHSLSFFDYLEQYIYPVMRFGTVAVQYTAPKRYDSEIYLLSKKIVDKQLEVDALTPEELRYSATLTPLLAEKQRIYETSAATTGRWEAYHNLAVVLLQRSEKEVSDKVRKAYLRRAAVNFTLAAHRNPTATMFYRVATAYHRAGDKLEALQNYDYAIKLGGARPVLDKVFADKAALEIEIGQIDDALGSLSYSAKSYQNTMNRALIYLLKGNYDGAAGIYQEALTLQPNDPLAYYCLAVVAARQKDEAKLGENLRRAVQLDRKYANRAVEDLEFMDYASGKVFLETLR, from the coding sequence ATGCTGAAGGTTGCGCAAAGCGGCCAGCAAGTGAGCGTGCAGCCCGCAGTACTCGAAAGCAACGGCGAAAACGTGCTGTTTGAAGTAACAGCCCGCGTGCCGGCCAGCCACCTCAAAAAAGGCGCCGCCTACGGCCTCAACCTGCGCTACGTCTACGACAACGGCCTACGCGAGGATACGCTGGGCCGCCTCAGCTTCCAGTCGGGCGAGTACGTCTACGACGAGGACAAGAAGGATCAGCTGGTCATCAAAAAGCAGCTTTCCTTCCCGTATGCGCCCAACAAAAACCCCGGCCAGCTGCTGGCCCTGGCCGAAGTGCGGGAGCTGAAACCGAAAGGCAAGCGCCTCAAAGGCCAGGAAACCCGGCTGGCGCGGGGCGTGGCCAGCACCGGCCGCCTGGTAGTGCGCCAGGACACGGCCATTGGCCTGCTGCCCGAACTGGCCGACAACAACATGAGCGGCACCCGCGTGCTGCCGTTCTTCTTCGACGCCGGCCGCTCGGAAATCCGCAATTTCCTGGGCACCAACGTAGCAGCGCTGGAAGACTTTATCGAGGCTAACCAGCGCACCGAGAAGGTGATGATTGTGGCCGGTCACTCGCCCGACTCGCTCGATGCCCACGACTTGCGCTTGGCCGACAAGCGGGTGCAGGCGCTGCAGCGCTACTACAAAAACCGCGTCGACACCGACTCCTACCTCAACCAGGTGCGCGACATCGACTTCGAAACCGAAGCCTACCACCGCCGCTGGGACCTGTTTTTGAACAAGGTGCAGGAGTCGGCGCTAAAGCCTGCGCAGGTCGATTCGGTGCTGCTGCTCATCAACGACACGCCCGGCACCTACGCCCAGAAGGAGAAAAGCCTGCACAGCTTGTCGTTCTTCGACTACCTGGAGCAGTACATCTACCCTGTCATGCGCTTCGGTACGGTGGCCGTGCAGTACACGGCTCCCAAGCGCTACGATTCGGAAATCTACCTGCTATCCAAGAAGATTGTCGACAAGCAGCTGGAAGTGGATGCCCTCACGCCGGAGGAGCTGCGCTACTCGGCCACGCTCACGCCGCTGCTGGCCGAAAAGCAGCGCATCTACGAAACTTCGGCCGCCACTACGGGCCGTTGGGAGGCCTACCACAACCTGGCCGTGGTGCTGCTGCAGCGCTCCGAAAAGGAAGTCAGCGACAAGGTGCGTAAGGCCTACCTGCGCCGCGCGGCCGTCAATTTCACGCTGGCGGCGCACCGCAACCCCACGGCCACCATGTTCTACCGCGTGGCCACCGCCTACCACCGCGCCGGCGACAAGCTGGAGGCCCTGCAGAACTACGACTACGCCATCAAGCTCGGCGGCGCCCGCCCGGTCCTCGACAAAGTATTTGCCGACAAAGCCGCGCTGGAAATCGAAATCGGGCAGATTGATGATGCGCTGGGCAGCCTCAGCTACAGCGCCAAGAGCTACCAGAATACCATGAACCGCGCCCTGATCTATCTGCTCAAGGGCAACTACGACGGCGCCGCAGGCATCTACCAGGAGGCCCTCACGCTGCAGCCCAACGACCCGCTGGCCTACTACTGCCTAGCCGTTGTAGCCGCCCGCCAGAAAGACGAAGCGAAACTGGGCGAGAACCTGCGCCGCGCCGTGCAGCTGGACCGCAAATATGCCAACCGCGCCGTTGAGGACCTGGAATTCATGGATTACGCCAGCGGTAAGGTGTTTCTGGAGACGCTGCGGTAA
- a CDS encoding PspC domain-containing protein — translation MKRLTDYIEKQSFGVCNSLGNRLGFSTGSVRLSFVYASFFTFGSPIVLYFALAFWMNVRRAMRRQRSTVWDL, via the coding sequence ATGAAACGACTTACCGACTACATCGAAAAGCAGAGCTTTGGTGTCTGCAACTCCTTGGGCAACCGGTTGGGCTTTTCCACGGGAAGCGTCCGGCTGTCGTTTGTCTATGCCTCGTTCTTCACCTTTGGCTCGCCCATTGTGTTGTACTTCGCGCTGGCCTTCTGGATGAACGTACGCCGCGCCATGCGCCGGCAGCGCAGCACCGTCTGGGATTTGTAA
- a CDS encoding glycosyltransferase family 2 protein, with protein MATCADVAVVVLNWNGAALLRQFLPSVLAHNHAATVWVVDNASTDDSVAVLAREFPAVQVLRHAANLGFCEGYNQALRQLPAAFQYAVLLNSDVEVTPGWLQPLRQLLEQRPSVAAVQPKIRAYADQTQFEYAGAGGGYLDRLGYPFCRGRLFDTLEADHGQYDDARPVAWATGACMAVRLSSWHALGGLEPEFFAHMEEIDLCWRLWNAGHEVWYHGGSTVFHVGGGTLHKSNPRKTYLNFRNGMALVYKNTHPAELASTVAVRVLLDWVAALRFLLQGATADARAILRAQRDFYRRRTYWKQKRQQFPPRLTLAERPGVYRGSLVWAYFAQGRRKFSELDAELLT; from the coding sequence GTGGCTACCTGCGCCGATGTGGCGGTGGTGGTGCTGAACTGGAACGGCGCGGCCCTGCTGCGGCAGTTTCTGCCGTCGGTGCTGGCTCACAACCACGCGGCTACCGTTTGGGTGGTTGATAACGCCTCTACCGACGATTCGGTGGCGGTGCTGGCGCGCGAATTTCCAGCGGTGCAGGTGCTTCGGCACGCTGCTAATCTGGGTTTCTGCGAAGGCTACAACCAGGCCCTGCGGCAGCTGCCCGCCGCATTTCAGTACGCCGTGCTGCTCAACTCCGATGTAGAAGTGACGCCGGGTTGGCTGCAGCCGCTGCGCCAGCTGCTGGAGCAACGCCCCAGTGTGGCCGCCGTGCAGCCCAAAATCCGGGCCTACGCCGACCAGACGCAGTTCGAATACGCCGGGGCTGGCGGCGGCTACCTCGACCGGCTGGGCTACCCCTTCTGCCGCGGCCGCCTCTTCGATACGCTCGAAGCCGACCACGGCCAGTACGACGACGCCCGGCCGGTGGCCTGGGCCACCGGCGCCTGCATGGCAGTGCGCCTGAGCAGCTGGCACGCGCTGGGTGGCCTGGAACCCGAGTTTTTCGCTCACATGGAGGAAATCGACTTGTGCTGGCGGCTCTGGAATGCCGGCCACGAGGTGTGGTACCACGGTGGCAGCACGGTATTTCACGTGGGTGGCGGCACGCTGCATAAGTCCAACCCACGTAAAACCTACCTCAACTTCCGCAACGGCATGGCCTTGGTCTATAAGAACACGCACCCGGCGGAGCTGGCCAGCACGGTGGCCGTGCGGGTGCTGCTCGACTGGGTAGCGGCCCTGCGCTTCCTGCTGCAGGGGGCCACCGCCGACGCCCGCGCCATCCTGCGGGCCCAACGCGACTTCTACCGCCGCCGCACCTACTGGAAACAGAAGCGGCAGCAGTTTCCACCCCGGCTCACGCTGGCAGAGCGCCCCGGCGTGTATCGCGGAAGTCTGGTGTGGGCCTATTTCGCGCAGGGACGGCGGAAGTTTTCGGAGCTGGATGCGGAGTTATTGACCTGA
- a CDS encoding YbaB/EbfC family nucleoid-associated protein, whose translation MFDMMGMMGKMKELQEKMQQAQQEMQFVTATGEAGGGLVRATANGQRRVIKLEIDDSLLSDREMLADLVVAAVNKALDEAGDKAKEELKRKTSGLIPNIPGLDLGGFGL comes from the coding sequence ATGTTTGATATGATGGGCATGATGGGCAAAATGAAAGAGCTGCAGGAGAAAATGCAGCAGGCCCAGCAGGAAATGCAGTTTGTAACGGCTACCGGCGAGGCTGGCGGCGGCCTGGTGCGCGCCACAGCCAACGGCCAGCGCCGGGTAATCAAGCTCGAAATCGACGATTCGCTGCTTTCCGACCGCGAAATGCTGGCCGACCTGGTGGTAGCCGCCGTGAACAAGGCCCTTGATGAGGCCGGCGACAAAGCCAAAGAGGAGCTGAAGCGCAAAACCAGCGGCCTGATTCCCAACATTCCCGGCCTCGACCTCGGCGGATTTGGCCTCTAG
- a CDS encoding ArsR/SmtB family transcription factor yields the protein MASNSPADIATDLNMSVEKMEKVAFILKTTAHPTRIAIVQLLAQHDSLSVNDICERLSVEQSLASHHLSGMKLKGILSSSREGKNVFYSLKMREVVDVIQCLAACTFL from the coding sequence ATGGCTTCCAATTCTCCCGCTGATATTGCCACCGACTTGAACATGTCTGTCGAGAAGATGGAGAAGGTGGCGTTCATTCTCAAGACTACGGCGCATCCTACCCGCATTGCCATCGTGCAACTGCTGGCCCAGCACGACAGCCTGTCGGTGAACGATATCTGTGAGCGGCTGAGTGTGGAGCAGAGCCTGGCGTCGCATCACCTTTCCGGCATGAAGCTGAAAGGGATTCTAAGCAGCTCGCGCGAGGGCAAAAACGTGTTTTACAGCCTGAAAATGCGGGAAGTGGTCGACGTTATTCAGTGTCTGGCCGCTTGCACCTTCCTGTAA
- a CDS encoding bestrophin family protein, producing the protein MLLDVKLPVYYIFKRILPDILRVLLISIIFQVLKWFFSSYLPEIPLQLATILGSSISLLLAFNVSQSYERWWEGRKIWGAVVNDSRTLVLQVRSFQQADGLPPHEAASQLTAVAHRQIAWCYSLGESLRGQDPLASLAKFLPEPELAYAKTQNNRPLALLALHAAQFRELHQRQTINTFQQVQLDSTLVRLCESMGQAERIKSTVFPANYRLLVHFLIYLFLGTLSLSLVESMGFWEVPVLLLIASTFFLIERTARYLQDPFNNAPTDTPVTAIARNVEINLKQLLQEPNVPATLTSDTFYLM; encoded by the coding sequence ATGCTGCTCGACGTCAAGCTTCCCGTTTACTACATTTTCAAGCGCATCCTGCCCGACATTCTGCGGGTGCTGCTCATTTCTATCATTTTCCAGGTGCTGAAGTGGTTTTTCAGCAGCTACCTGCCAGAGATACCGCTGCAGCTGGCCACTATCCTGGGCAGCTCCATCTCGCTGCTGCTGGCCTTCAACGTTAGCCAGTCGTACGAGCGGTGGTGGGAAGGCCGCAAAATATGGGGCGCCGTTGTGAACGACTCGCGGACGCTGGTGCTGCAGGTGCGCAGCTTTCAGCAGGCTGACGGGCTACCCCCGCACGAGGCCGCCAGCCAGCTCACTGCGGTGGCCCACCGCCAGATTGCCTGGTGCTACAGCCTGGGCGAATCGTTGCGCGGACAAGACCCGCTGGCTTCGCTGGCAAAGTTTCTGCCGGAGCCAGAGCTAGCCTATGCCAAAACCCAGAACAACCGCCCTCTGGCGTTGCTGGCGCTACACGCCGCTCAGTTCAGGGAGCTGCATCAGCGGCAGACCATCAATACCTTTCAGCAGGTGCAGCTGGATTCCACGCTGGTGCGCCTGTGCGAGTCGATGGGCCAGGCCGAACGCATCAAGAGCACCGTATTTCCGGCCAACTATCGGCTGCTGGTGCATTTCCTGATCTACCTGTTTCTGGGCACCTTGTCGCTGAGCCTGGTAGAGTCGATGGGGTTCTGGGAGGTTCCTGTACTACTTCTCATTGCGTCCACCTTCTTCCTGATCGAGCGCACCGCCCGCTACCTGCAGGACCCGTTCAACAATGCCCCCACCGATACGCCGGTCACGGCCATTGCCCGCAACGTCGAAATCAACCTCAAGCAGCTGCTGCAGGAACCGAACGTGCCCGCTACCCTCACCTCCGACACGTTTTATCTGATGTAG
- a CDS encoding gliding motility-associated C-terminal domain-containing protein, giving the protein MRSVKFLYLWLLLGALLATKAPALAQPCTSSPNPPACTFVAVDVLTNRIVEKLCVGRAVRFDLCAGRPPLVYFYQVLPGTNTYPNPCGPGLRPSPFIYTPTAAGPVTVTENGQAQAGGGVSTIYFRVFEVYDNPIPAFTAAACSPGFVQLTLPGAPYNSYSVQIGSSTFAAQPGQVRTFAVPAGATSITVAGVYSDSDLCTRSATQPLLQLAAPGPLVIQRLSVQGSSVVLETAPLVAGYLYTVEQADFTAPTTFQAVPGAVANGLSGFTVPAGRPGYYRLRRTDICQQAQAVSEPVSTLTLTVQPAERRNELAWQFGPSPATYELTRNGTALPAPPPTARSYSDTAVACGIRYTYRLTARYAGGVTSVSEAVSVLAAATQAPATPRLVATFDERNRVVLTASVARFPSTGQLTYLRDNTVLGTTAARALRDSLASYSPDLAPCYQVRFEDDCANRSAASAAFCPAVLAAELAGTRNSAVRLRWSGLRGAPAATDSLRYRLLVLNPDNSVRNSYAVGSRGTYLDQLPPTDLQAVRYRLEVTGAGLPAASYSNIASVVRPLEAYVPTAFTPNGDGLNDVLEVKGRFLRTYTFTVVDRNGQEVFRGTDRTQAWDGRIRGQPPVLGAYVWRFEAVDAAGKTVVQHGTVTIVK; this is encoded by the coding sequence ATGCGTTCCGTGAAGTTTCTCTACCTCTGGTTGTTGCTGGGGGCGCTGCTGGCCACCAAGGCGCCGGCCCTGGCCCAGCCCTGCACCTCGTCGCCGAACCCGCCCGCCTGCACCTTCGTGGCCGTGGATGTGCTGACTAATCGCATCGTGGAAAAGCTGTGCGTGGGCCGGGCCGTCCGGTTTGACCTATGCGCGGGCCGGCCGCCGCTGGTATACTTCTACCAAGTACTGCCGGGCACCAACACTTACCCTAACCCCTGCGGCCCCGGCCTGCGCCCCTCGCCTTTCATCTACACGCCCACCGCTGCCGGCCCCGTCACGGTCACCGAGAACGGCCAAGCGCAGGCGGGCGGCGGCGTTTCCACCATCTATTTCCGGGTATTTGAAGTCTACGACAACCCGATACCGGCCTTCACGGCGGCGGCCTGCTCGCCGGGCTTCGTGCAGCTCACGCTCCCTGGCGCACCTTACAACAGTTACTCCGTCCAGATTGGCAGCAGCACGTTTGCGGCCCAGCCCGGGCAGGTGCGCACGTTTGCGGTGCCAGCCGGCGCCACGTCCATCACGGTGGCCGGCGTCTACTCCGACAGCGACCTGTGCACCCGCTCGGCCACGCAGCCGCTGCTGCAGCTGGCCGCGCCGGGGCCGCTGGTTATTCAGCGCCTGAGTGTGCAGGGCAGTTCAGTGGTTCTGGAAACCGCGCCGCTGGTTGCCGGCTACTTATACACCGTCGAGCAGGCCGATTTCACCGCGCCAACTACTTTTCAGGCAGTACCGGGAGCCGTGGCCAACGGCCTGAGCGGCTTCACGGTACCGGCCGGCCGCCCCGGCTACTACCGCCTGCGCCGCACCGACATCTGCCAGCAGGCTCAAGCTGTTTCCGAACCGGTGAGCACGCTCACGCTGACGGTTCAGCCGGCTGAGCGCCGCAACGAGCTGGCGTGGCAGTTCGGCCCCAGCCCTGCCACCTACGAGCTGACGCGCAATGGCACTGCCCTGCCCGCCCCGCCGCCCACCGCCCGCTCCTACTCCGATACGGCCGTGGCCTGCGGCATCCGCTACACCTACCGCCTCACGGCGCGGTATGCGGGCGGCGTCACGTCAGTTTCGGAGGCCGTTTCGGTGCTGGCCGCGGCCACGCAGGCGCCGGCCACACCACGGCTGGTGGCTACTTTCGATGAGCGCAACCGGGTGGTGCTGACGGCCAGCGTGGCCCGCTTCCCCAGCACCGGCCAGCTCACCTACCTGCGCGACAACACCGTGCTGGGTACCACGGCGGCCCGCGCGCTCCGCGATTCGCTGGCCAGCTACAGCCCGGATTTGGCGCCGTGCTACCAGGTGCGGTTCGAGGACGACTGCGCCAACCGCTCGGCGGCCAGTGCGGCCTTCTGCCCGGCCGTGCTGGCGGCCGAGCTGGCCGGCACCCGCAACTCAGCGGTGCGGCTGCGATGGTCGGGGCTGCGGGGCGCGCCAGCTGCCACCGACTCGCTGCGCTACCGCCTGCTGGTGCTCAACCCCGACAACTCGGTGCGCAACAGCTACGCCGTCGGCTCCCGCGGCACCTACCTCGACCAGCTGCCCCCCACCGACCTACAGGCCGTGCGCTACCGCCTAGAAGTGACGGGCGCGGGCCTGCCCGCCGCCAGCTACTCCAACATTGCCAGCGTGGTGCGCCCCCTCGAAGCCTACGTTCCGACGGCCTTCACCCCCAACGGCGACGGCCTCAACGATGTACTGGAAGTGAAAGGCCGCTTTCTTCGCACCTACACCTTCACAGTGGTGGACCGCAACGGCCAGGAAGTGTTCCGCGGCACCGACCGCACCCAAGCCTGGGACGGCCGCATCCGGGGCCAGCCGCCAGTGTTGGGGGCCTACGTCTGGCGGTTTGAGGCCGTGGATGCTGCGGGCAAAACCGTAGTGCAGCACGGCACCGTCACGATAGTAAAGTAG